A DNA window from Xyrauchen texanus isolate HMW12.3.18 chromosome 6, RBS_HiC_50CHRs, whole genome shotgun sequence contains the following coding sequences:
- the LOC127645291 gene encoding cytoplasmic protein NCK1-like produces the protein MDMANLFKHFFRFGKVKQKSCMRELPSSADKYADNDERLYDLNLPALVKFNYTAEREDELSLVKGTRVIVMEKCSDGWWRGTYNGLSGWFPSNYVTEDIDGTMGGDSVSSLKDKLSPMGHNNNSTQVLQTVEALYHFSSGNVEELNFNKGELMDVLEKPENDPEWWKCRKENGQVGLVPKNYVTVVELGNSGPPTSNYDNIRPCMNGKFGGRMWYYGKVTRHQAERVLNQRGADGDFLIRDSESTPNDFSISLKAANKNKHFKVQLKEGLYCIGQRKFSSMEDLVEHYKKAPIFTSEQGDKLYLIKALS, from the exons ATGGACATGGCAAACCTTTTTAAACACTTCTTTC GGTTTGGGAAGGTGAAGCAGAAAAGCTGTATGAGAGAGTTGCCCTCCAGTGCAGATAAATATGCTGACAATGATGAGCGACTGTATGACCTCAACCTACCTGCACTGGTCAAATTCAACTACACTGCTGAACGGGAAGATGAACTCTCTTTGGTAAAAGGCACAAGGGTCATCGTCATGGAAAAGTGCAGTGATGGCTGGTGGCGAGGGACTTATAACGGTCTCTCTGGATGGTTCCCCTCCAATTATGTCACGGAGGATATAGATGGGACAATGGGGGGAGATTCTGTGAGCTCTCTTAAAGATAAACTGTCCCCCATGGGGCACAATAACAATAGCACTCAGGTTCTGCAGACTGTAGAAGCACTTTATCATTTCAGCTCCGGCAATGTTGAGGAGCTGAATTTTAACAAGGGTGAACTCATGGATGTGTTGGAAAAACCAGAGAATGATCCTGAATGGTGGAAGTGTAGAAAGGAAAATGGACAAGTTGGACTAGTGCCCAAGAACTATGTTACAGTTGTAGAACTGGGGAATTCAGGACCACCTACTTCAAACTATGATAACATTAGGCCTTGTATGAATGGAAAGTTTGGAGGAAGGATGTGGTACTATGGCAAAGTGACACGGCACCAGGCGGAGAGGGTATTGAACCAGAGAGGTGCTGATGGTGACTTCCTCATTAGAGACAGCGAGTCTACG CCCAACGACTTCTCCATCTCTCTGAAGGCAGCAAACAAGAACAAGCATTTCAAGGTGCAGCTAAAAGAGGGACTCTACTGCATCGGTCAGCGCAAGTTCAGCTCTATGGAGGATCTGGTGGAACATTACAAAAAGGCCCCCATATTTACCAGTGAACAGGGAGATAAACTGTACCTGATAAAAGCATTATCCTGA
- the gyg1a gene encoding glycogenin-1a, with product MSDQAFVTLATTDNYAKGAMVLGKSLRSHSTSRKLVALIGPHVSEPSRAVLHKIYDEVRLVDMLDSGDMAHLAMLKRPDLGVTFTKLHCWTLTEYSKCVFMDADTLVLSNIDELFEREEFSAAPDPGWPDCFNSGVFVYSPSNETYGKLLTTCSENGSFDGGDQGVLNSFFSDWATADISKRLPFIYNLSSIAIYTYLPAFKQYGHDAKVVHFLGKVKPWDYSYDTTSKAIKGQSQDASDMHPNYLLQWWELFSSSVFPLMKEEYGDQPFNSGCIESNIHTDVAKMDISHHPTPEASSQERKQKWEQGQADYMGLDSFENIEKKLDSFLK from the exons ATGTCAG ACCAGGCTTTTGTCACACTTGCTACAACTGACAACTATGCCAAAGGAGCAATGGTACTTGGCAAGTCTTTAAGGAGCCACAGCACATCCAGAAAACTTGTGGCTCTGATTGGCCCCCATGTCTCGGAACCCTCCAG AGCAGTGCTTCATAAAATCTATGATGAGGTCAGGCTGGTGGACATGCTGGACAGTGGGGACATGGCACACTTGGCCATGCTGAAAAGACCCGACTTGGGCGTCACTTTCACCAAACTCCACTGCTGGACCCTTACGGAGTACTCCAAATGCGTGTTTATGGATGCAGATACTTTA GTTTTGTCTAATATAGATGAATTGTTTGAGAGAGAGGAGTTCTCTGCTGCACCAGATCCCGGCTGGCCTGATTGCTTCAACtctggtgtgtttgtgtatagcCCATCCAATGAGACCTATGGGAAGCTTCTCACCACCTGCTCAGAGAATGGCAGCTTTGATG GTGGTGATCAGGGAGTTCTCAACAGCTTCTTCAGCGATTGGGCAACGGCAGACATTTCAAAACGCCTTCCTTTCATTTACAACCTCAGCAGCATTGCCATCTACACCTATCTTCCAGCATTCAAGCA ATATGGCCATGATGCCAAGGTAGTACATTTCCTTGGCAAAGTAAAACCATGGGATTATAGTTATGACACAACAAGCAAAGCAATAAAAGGTCAGTCCCAGGATGCTTCTGACATGCACCCCAACTACTTGCTTCAGTGGTGGGAGCTTTTCTCTTCTTCAGTATTCCCCCTCATGAAAGAAGAGTATGGTGACCAGCCCTTCAATTCCGGATGCATTGAG AGTAATATTCACACTGATGTTGCGAAGATGGACATATCCCACCATCCCACTCCTGAGGCGTCATCACAAGAGCGGAAACAGAAGTGGGAACAGGGCCAAGCTGACTACATGGGACTGGACTCATTtgaaaacatagagaaaaagctTGATTCCTTCCTGAAGTGA